The genome window GCCAGCCGGGATGCCGAGTGGATGGGAAAACTGTACGGTTTTCTTGGACTGTCGACCGGCGTGGCCGTGGCGGGTATGAACAGCGACGAGAAGCGCGCAGCTTATGCGGCTGACATTACCTATGGTACCAACAACGAATTCGGCTTCGATTACCTGCGCGACAATATGGCGTTCCGGCTTGAAGACAAGGTGCAGCGGGAACTCAATGCAGCAGTCGTCGATGAAGTGGACTCCATCCTGATTGATGAAGCGCGTACACCGCTGATCATTTCCGGTGCCACCGACGATAACTCCGAATTGTATACCGTCATGAAAGACCTGGTCACGGAACTGGTGAAACAGGAAGAAGAAGACGGTCCCGGCGATTACAGCATCGACGAAAAACAGAAACAGATCCATTTTACGGAAGAGGGTCACCAGCACGTAGAAGAGTTGCTGGAAAAACGCGGCCTGTTGAAAGAAGGCCAGAGCCTCTACGACGCTGCCAACCTGAGCCTGATGCACCACCTGAATGCAGCGTTGCGCGCACTGGCACTCTATAACCGCGATGTCGAATATATTGTGCAGGACGGTCAGGTAGTGATCGTCGATGAATTTACCGGCCGCACCATGCCGGGCCGGCGCTGGTCGGAAGGTCTGCACCAGGCCGTGGAAGCCAAGGAAGGGGTGAAGATCCAGAACGAAAACCAGACCATGGCATCGATCACCTTCCAGAACTATTTCCGCCTGTATAACAAGTTGTCCGGCATGACCGGTACCGCTGATACCGAAGCGCCGGAGTTCCAGCAGATTTACGGGCTCGAGGTGGTGGTGATCCCTACCAATACACCGATGATCCGCAACGATATGGGTGACCTGGTTTTCCTCACAGAGAAAGAAAAATTTGATGCGGTTGCCGAGGACATCCGCGACTGTCGCAAACGTGGCCAGCCGGTACTGGTGGGCACGACTTCGATAGAAGTTTCCGAATACCTGTCGAAGTTGCTCAAGAAAGAAGGCGTTGACCACGAAGTGCTGAATGCCAAGCAGCATGAGCGTGAAGCGCATATCGTGGCACAGGCGGGACGCCCCGGCGCGGTAACGATTGCCACTAACATGGCTGGCCGTGGTACGGATATCGTGCTGGGCGGCAACCTGGACGTCGAGCTGGCTGCGCTCGATAACCCTGATGAACACACGGAAGCGCGTATCCGTAAAGAATGGGAAACGCGCCACAAGCAGGTGCTGGAAGCCGGCGGTCTGCACATTGTCGGTACCGAACGCCATGAATCCCGGCGAGTCGATAACCAGCTACGCGGTCGTTCCGGTCGCCAGGGTGATCCCGGTTCCAGCCGTTTCTACCTGTCGCTTGAAGACAACCTGATGCGGATTTTTGCATCCGAGCGCGTGTCGGGCCTGATGCAGAAACTGGGTATGCAGGAAGGCGAGGCTATCGAACACCCGTGGGTCAGCAAGGCCATCGAGAATGCACAGCGCAAGGTAGAAGGGCACAACTTCGGTATTCGTAAAAACCTGCTGGAATTCGACGATGTCGCCAATGACCAGCGCAAGGTGATCTACGCCCAGCGCAACGAGTTGATGTCGACCGATGATGTCTCTGACACCATCAAGGCGATCCGTGAAGATGTGCTGAACTCGGTTATCAACAACTACATCCCGCCGGGCAGTATGGACGAGCAGTGGAAGATTGCCGAACTCGAGGACGCAATAGAAACCGAGTTTGGGCAGCGCTTCGATATCCAGGGCTGGCTGGATGCCGATGACAACCTGCATGAAGAAACCCTGCGTGCAAAACTGCTTGAAGAACTGGAACGCGTACACGAAGAAAAAGAGCAGTTGGCCGGCAGTGAAACCATGCGGCACTTCGAAAAGGCTGTCATGTTGCAGGTGCTGGACCAGGCCTGGAAAGAACACCTGGCGGCTATGGACTATCTGCGCCAGGGTATTCACCTGCGTGGCTATGCGCAAAAGAACCCCAAGCAGGAATACAAGCGTGAGGCATTCGAGATGTTCACCGATATGCTGGAGCGCATCAAGCTGGATGTGATCGGTATTCTCTCCAAGGTTCAGGTCAAGAACGAGTCGGATGTCGAAGCGGTGGAAGAACAACGACGTTCAACCGCACCCATGGACTTCCGTCACGATGAGGCGAGTGCCATGCCGGAAGGTGAAGAGCTGCCCGCCGATGAAGCTGAAGAGCACCAGCCGTTTGTGCGTGGCGACCGAAAGGTCGGACGCAATGAACCCTGCCCCTGTGGCTCAGGCAAGAAATACAAGCAGTGCCACGGCAAGTTGAGTTGAGGTACGACGTCTAGGCCATGCCGGTTGGATATAGCGAGTTACCGGAACTGTCTGCAGTGGCCGGCGTCCGGTTGTCGGCACAGGCTGCGCAGGTTCGCTATGAAGGTCGTGACGATCTGGTTGTTATGGAGCTGGCCGAAGGGAGCCGTTGCGCGGCGGTGTTTACCCGAAATGCCTTTTGCGCTGCCCCCGTTATTGTCGCCAGAGAACACCTGGCGCAACACGCTCCCCGTTACTTGTTAATCAACAGCGGTAACGCCAATGCAGGTACCGGTGCGCCCGGGCTTGATGATGCGCGGCGAAGTTGTGCGGCGCTGGCGAAGCGAGCCGGCTGTGATGCCGCACAGGTATTACCGTTTTCGACCGGTGTAATTGGCGAGCGACTGCCCGTGCAACGCATCGAGTCTGCACTGGATGGCGCGCTGGCCAACCTGTCGGAAAATAACTGGTCGGCTGCCGCACACGCCATCATGACAACCGACACAGTAGCCAAAGGCGTGTCGTTAACCCTGTCGATTGACGGGCAGACGGTAACCCTCACCGGCATGGCCAAGGGTTCCGGCATGATCCGCCCGGACATGGCCACCATGCTGGCGTACATTGCGACTGATGCCGCAGTCGAAAGTTCTGCCCTGCAAAACTGTATACAGCAGGCGGTAGAACAGTCCTTCAACCGGATCACGGTGGATGGCGACACCTCGACCAACGATGCCTGTGTGCTGGTAGCGACCGGTGCATCGGGTGCCGCTGTGCTGGATGATGCCCACCCGGACTACCCGGCCTTTTGTGCTGCCGTCAGTGAAGTCAGTACCCGGCTGTCGCAGCTCATTGTGCGCGATGGCGAGGGTGCGACCAAGTTTGTAACCGTTCGCGTGGAAGGCGGGCATGACAGCGCCGAGTGCTTGCAAGTGGCTTATACGGTTGCGCATTCTCCACTGGTGAAAACGGCATTGTTTGCCAGCGACCCGAACTGGGGGCGCATACTGGCAGCGGTTGGACGCGCCGGCCTGTCACAGCTGGATATCGAGCAGGTAGAACTGTGGCTGGATGACGTTTGTATTGTTCGTGATGGCGGTGTGGCGCAAGACTACACCGAGGCAGACGGACAGCGCGTCATGAACCAGGACGAAATTCTTATTCGTATTGCACTGGGTCGCGGCGCGGCCAGTGAAACAATCTGGACCAGTGATCTTTCCCACGACTATGTCAGTATCAACGCCGACTACCGTTCCTGACCCGAACGATCCCGAAACACTTCACGTGGCCGTTGCCGCCATTGTTGACGATGCGCAGCGGGTATTGCTGGCACGTCGTCCCGAGCGCGCTCATCAGGGAGGTCTGTGGGAGTTTCCAGGTGGAAAATGTGAGCCCGGCGAGTCGGTTGAAGCGGCGCTGGAGCGAGAGATACACGAAGAGCTGGGTATTCGCATTGGTACCCGCAGGCCGCTGATACGTGTCCCTCATCGCTATACAGATCGCAGCGTGCTGCTCGACGTCTGGCGCGTGGATTCTTTCGAAGGCCAGCCACACGGCCGCGAGGGACAGGCTGTCGAGTGGGCGCACATCGAAGACTTGGGTGAACGGGCATTTCCGGCCGCCAACCTGCCGATTATCCGCGCCCTGCAGCTGCCCTCTGCCTGCCTGATTACGCCGGATCCCGGTGATGACCACGATGCCTTTTTTGCACAGTTACAACGTCGGCTGGATGAAGGCATCCGGCTGGTGCAACTCCGCGCTAAACGTCTGGGTGACAAGGCCTATCAGTCACTGGCTGAGCAGGTCATTGAACGGTGTCGGCATAGCGGGGCGCGGGTGTTATTGAATGCAGACGCAAGCCTGGCCCTGCAACTGGGTGCCGACGGTATCCAGCTCAGTAGTCAGCGCCTGCAGCAGGTGAACGAGCGGGGTCTGCCTGACAAGCTGCTGCTCGGTGCATCTTGTCACTCGGCAGGAGAGTTGGTGCATGCGCAGGCCATCGGGGCTGACTTTGCACTGCTCTCGCCCGTAAAACCCACAGCCAGCCATCCCGATGCACCGGCGCTTGGCTGGGAGGTCTTTGCCAGTCTGGTTGATGCCTGCGCCATGCCCGTTTATGCCCTGGGCGGTATGGCGCCGGCTGACCTCGATGAGGCGATTACACACGGTGCACAGGGTATTGCCGCCATTCGCGCCTTGTGGGAAAGCTGATGTCGCGTATTCATACCTGCGGGCAGCTGGTTTTGTTGTGCCTGGCGTTGACGGCCTGTAGTGAAAAGAGCGCCGAAGCACCACCCGTGCAAACCCTGCGGCTTGGTAGCGGTTGTGATGTGCGCGAAGGTTGCGCCGGCCGGGACGATACCGGGTTATCGGTCACGGTGCGCATGGCGCCACACCGCTCGGCGCTCAAGCCATTCAATGTTTCACTATCCAGTAATACAACACTGGAATCAGTGACGGTCAGCCTGGAAATGCAGGGTATGGAGATGGGGCAGAACCGATATCGTTTACTGAAAACGGATGCAGGCAGCTGGCAGGCTGATATCACATTGCCCATCTGTACGTCCGGGCGCAGTGACTGGATTGCGGTGTTTGATGTACAGGCTGAGGGCAGGCATTCCCGGTTGAGCGTGCCTTTCACGCTGGGGAATTAGCCAGGGTGGTTTCGATCCTGTTATGCGTTCACCGTCGGCGAAGTAATCCCCCCACACCCGTCATTGCGAGCGCAGCGCGGCAATCTGTTTGACCTGGTGCGAGACTGTGGGAGATTGCCGCGCTGCGCTCGCAATGACGGATAAATCAGTGCCCCGGGTCGAAGTCGTCCGGAGGGCGGTCATCGGGAATCCGGTTGCGTTCATCGAACCAGTCACCGAGATCAATCAAACGGCAGCGCTCGCTGCAGAAAGGCCGCCAGGGGTTACTCTTGTCCCACACTGCCGGTTTCTTGCAGGTCGGGCAGGGGATCGTCTTGCGGGGTGTTTCCTGTCTGGCCATGCCTGCTTTATATCACACAGCAGCCCAGCTCGAAGGGGATATTGTCTGTGGTCTGGTGAAGGTGCCCGTCTTCCTCCGAGGTGTAGAGAAAACGCACCGTAAATCGATGGCGGCCGCCGCTGATTTCAGCGAAGTACGGTACCTTGCGGTCAATCGACACACGCACCAGCTGACAAGGAAGATTGGGGTCGAGCGTTTTCTGGAAGAAACCGTTTTCGGCAACCACCGGCTTGATAGAGGCGCTTTCCCGGATCAGCATAAGAATAAGCTGGATGGCGCGGGCGATCGCCTCGAAATGATTCAGCCATTCGGCCAGGTCGCGAGTGCGCTGTGCAGCCGGCTGCTCCAGCCAGAAGTGATAACCGGGCAGGTCAAAATCACAGGTGCCACCGGCGATAGCCGAGCGCTGCTGGATGGCGGACAGAAATTCATTTTGCCTGAGCGATGCCGCAATCGGGCCGCCATTGCTGTGTAGCTGGTCAGTCAGGATTTCCAGCTCTCCCAACGTTTCACCAAGGCGCTTTCGGTCGACATCCGGGTTTTTTTCCAGCCGCGTCAGGGTGCCTGCATGACGCTCCAGTTCTTTCAGCACTTCGGTTTTGAGATCAGTGCGGCCAAATATCGCCATAACATCCAGCAGCGACGTCAGCGTGCTACGGCTGTCCCAGTGACTTTTGCCGCGCAAGTGGTGCGCAGCCTCGGCGAACAGGAATTCCAGCCGCAAAAAAGTGCGGATGCGCTCGTTCAGCGGTTGTTCATAAAAGATTTTTTGTTTCACCGGGCGCGCAATTCGGGGTGGCTAGGGCTGCGCTATTGTCCACCAGTCAGCGGTAGGGCGCAAATGTAGCCGGCTGGCGACAGACAGGTTGGTCAGGGCGTCCGTGCGTCCGGGCCATCAGCCAGTTGGTGATATTGCCTGTCCAGCCGCCTGACTTCACTTTCCAGGTGAGCCAGGTCGCTGTCATTCACAATCACGTCATCTGCGATGGAGAGGCGTTGTTGGCGATCTGACTGACTGTTCAGGATAGCTTCGATTTCCTGGCGGGAAAGCGGGTCTCGCGCGGCGACACGTTCGATCTGCTTTTCGGTTGGCGTGTCGATGACCAGTACGCGGTCCAGCGAATAGCCATTTTCGCCCAGGCGACCTTCTTGGCCCGTTCCGGGTCTTACCTCACCAGTTTCTGCCAGCAGAGGGATAACCAACAGACAGTAGGGTGTATCGGCCGCATCGGCAAGTTCGAGCGCACGGGCGCGAATACGGGGGTGGAGGATGGCTTCGAGATGCTGGCGTTTCTCCGGGTTGGCAAATACCTGCGCGCGTAGCCGGGCACGATCCAGCCGGCCCTCGTTGTCCAGCAGGTCAGCACCAAAAGTATTGATAATTTCCTGCAGGGCTGGCTGCCCCGGCTCGACCAGCTCCCGGGCGATAACATCCGTATCAATGATTGTGGCGCCGCGCCCGGCAAACAGGCGAGAGACTTCACTCTTGCCGCTGCCAATGCCGCCGGTCAGACCGATACGCAGCCGGCAACCCATATCAGGCCATGCCCGACCAGCGCAGGTAAGCGTGCGAGATGCGGTCACCCCAGAGCAGGGCGATCCAGCCCGCGATGGCCAGGTAGGGGCCAAACGGGATCGGCTGGGCACGGTCGCGCCCCTGAATGAGTATCATCGCGCCACCCAGCACGGCACCCACCGCTGAGGACAACAGTACGATCATCGGCAGTGCCTGCCAGCCCATCCATGCACCCAGCAGGGCAAGCAGTTTGAAATCGCCATAACCCATGCCCTCCTTGCCAGTGACCAGTTTGAATACCTGGTAGACCGTCCATAGCGAAAGATAGCCGGCAATGGCGCCGATCAGGCTGTCGCGCATATCGGCAAAAACCGGGAACAGGCTCAGTAGCAGGCCAAGCCAGAGAAACGGCAAAGTGATCGAGTCGGGTAACAGCTGATGATCAATATCGATCATGCTCAGCGCGATCAACGCCCAGGTCAGCAGCAGGGCTGCACCGGCCTGCCAGCCAAAGCCGAAATGCCAGGCGACGACTGCGCTGAGGACACCCGTCATAAGTTCGACAAGCGGATAGCGCAGCGAAATGGCGGTCTTGCAGGACGAGCACTTTCCGCGCAGCAGCAGGTAACTGACTACCGGGATATTTTCGTAGAAATGGATCTTGTGGTTACACGATGGACAACGCGAGGCCGGCCTGGACAGTGATAACGGCTCATCCTCGTCAGCCGCTCCGTCCTCTCCCATGTATTCCCGTGCCTGGGTTTTCCACTCCCGCTCCATCATGACCGGCAGGCGATAAATGACGACATTCAGAAAACTGCCGATCACCAGGCCAAGCACAAAGACAGTGGCGATAAAGAACGCGAAGTTGTTTTCGAGTAGTGAGATGAGTTCCATGGGGGGAGTTTACCCCACGGCAGCCCTGCCGTGGGGAGTGGTTTTTCTAGATAGCAGAACCCATTTTGAAGATTGGGAGGTACATGGCAACGATCAGGCCGCCGACCAAAACGCCAAGGACGGACATGATGATGGGTTCCAGCAGGCTGCTGAGTCCATCCACAGCATCATCGACTTCTGCTTCGTAGAAGTCTGCAACTTTACTCAGCATGGCATCCAGTGAGCCGGACTCTTCGCCGATGGCAACCATTTGTACAACCATGTTTGGGAAAAGCCCTGTTTGGTTCATTGACATTTGTAATTGCTGCCCGGTCGCGACATTGTCACGCATCTGGAGTATACCAATTCTGTAGACCTCATTGCCCGCAGCGCCCGCAACTGACTCCATTGCGTCGACAAGTGGGACGCCGGCCGCAAACATGGTTGAAAGTGTTCGTGCATAACGTGCAATTATAGCCTTGGTTACGATTTCCCCAACAACTGGCATTTTCAAAATTAAGCGGTCTAGTGTATGACGGACCTTGGGAGATCGAAGTTTGGCTTCCTTGAACCCATAAACCATACCGGCAACACCAAGAAGCGCCATCCACCAGTTCGCTTGCATCCATTCAGACAGATCGACAACCAGCCGTGTGAAGGCGGGGAGATCTGCGCCAAATCCTGAAAATAAGGCTTCGAACTGTGGTACTACAAAGATGAGTAGTATGGCAGTAACTACAAATGCAACAACAACAACTGCTGCCGGGTAGGTTAATGCCTTCTTGATCTTGGCCTTCATGGCCTCGGTTTTTTCTTTGTAGGTTGCGATCTTATCCAGGAGCCCTTCCAGGATGCCTGCCTGCTCGCCAGCGGATACAAGGTTGCACACCAGTTCGTCAAAATGTGCGGGGTGTTTCCTGAGTGCGTCGGCCAGAGTTGCTCCGGATTCGACATCTGCTTTTATTGCCAGGACAAGTTCCTGCATTCCAGGGTTTTCGTGTCCACGGCCTATGATCTCGAATGATTGTACTAGTGGAACACCAGCAGACATCATGGTGGCAAGCTGACGAGTAAAAACTGAAATATCCTTTGGGAGGATTTTGTTGTTTTTGGCGGAGCTGAAAAGCGCAGACTTCTTACGAACCTTGGTCGGGTTTATTCCTTGCCGGCGTAAGTCTGCTTTCACCATGGAAGGGTTGGTCGAGTGAGCTTCGCCCTTGACCCTGTTGCCCTTCCGGTCTTTGCCTTCCCATGTAAATACGCTGGGTTTGATCGCTGCTGTTGCCATGATCTAGTCCTTGGTTACTCGGTTGATTTCTTCCAGGCTGGTGACGCCCTGGCTTGCCTTTTTCAGGCCGGATTCACGTAAATCAGCAATACCCTCTGATCTGGCCTGGTCGGCTAACTGTATGGCGTTACCACCTTCCATAATAATGCGACCCATCGCTTCGGATACCGGCATGACCTGATAAACACCGACGCGCCCTTTATATCCCTCTGCACACTGGTCGCAACCCACGGCTTCATAGAGTGTGATGCCATCGATGTCATCTTCCCGGAAACCTTCTTCAATCAGTGCATGCTTGGGGATATCTACCGGTTTCTTGCAGTTGTTACACAGTCGGCGCGCAAGGCGCTGGGCAATAATCAGATTCACGGATGAGGCAATGTTATAGCTCGGCACGCCCATGTTCGCCAGTCTTGTCAGGGTTTGTGGGGCATCGTTAGTGTGAAGGGTCGACATGACCATATGTCCGGTTTGTGCGGCCTTGATGGCAATTTCTGCCGTTTCAAGGTCACGAATTTCACCTACCATAATGATATCGGGGTCCTGGCGCAGGAAAGCGCGCAGGGCGGTTGCAAACGTGAGTCCGGCCTTGGGGTTCATATGGCACTGGTTGACACCAGTCAGGTTGATTTCTACCGGATCCTCACAGGTCGAGATATTCCGGTCCGGTGTGTTGAGAATATTCAAACCGGTATAGAGTGAAACCGTTTTACCCGAACCTGTCGGTCCTGTTACCAGAATCATACCGTACGGGTTGTTCAGTGCGTGCATGTACAGTTCTTTCTGGTCTTCCTCGTAGCCCAGCGCATCGATGCCGAGTTGTGCGCTGGTCGGGTCGAGAATACGCAGCACCATTTTCTCGCCAAACAGGGTTGGGCAACTGTTAACGCGGAAGTCGATGGCCCGTTTTTTGGAGAGCTTCATCTTGATGCGTCCATCCTGTGGGACGCGCCGTTCTGCAATATCCATTTTGCTCATTACTTTAATTCGTGAAACCAGGCGGGTTGCCATGGATATTGGGGGATTTGCAATTTCGTGTAAAACGCCATCCTGACGAAAGCGGATACGGAATTC of Thiogranum longum contains these proteins:
- the coaE gene encoding dephospho-CoA kinase (Dephospho-CoA kinase (CoaE) performs the final step in coenzyme A biosynthesis.), which translates into the protein MGCRLRIGLTGGIGSGKSEVSRLFAGRGATIIDTDVIARELVEPGQPALQEIINTFGADLLDNEGRLDRARLRAQVFANPEKRQHLEAILHPRIRARALELADAADTPYCLLVIPLLAETGEVRPGTGQEGRLGENGYSLDRVLVIDTPTEKQIERVAARDPLSRQEIEAILNSQSDRQQRLSIADDVIVNDSDLAHLESEVRRLDRQYHQLADGPDARTP
- the argJ gene encoding bifunctional glutamate N-acetyltransferase/amino-acid acetyltransferase ArgJ produces the protein MPVGYSELPELSAVAGVRLSAQAAQVRYEGRDDLVVMELAEGSRCAAVFTRNAFCAAPVIVAREHLAQHAPRYLLINSGNANAGTGAPGLDDARRSCAALAKRAGCDAAQVLPFSTGVIGERLPVQRIESALDGALANLSENNWSAAAHAIMTTDTVAKGVSLTLSIDGQTVTLTGMAKGSGMIRPDMATMLAYIATDAAVESSALQNCIQQAVEQSFNRITVDGDTSTNDACVLVATGASGAAVLDDAHPDYPAFCAAVSEVSTRLSQLIVRDGEGATKFVTVRVEGGHDSAECLQVAYTVAHSPLVKTALFASDPNWGRILAAVGRAGLSQLDIEQVELWLDDVCIVRDGGVAQDYTEADGQRVMNQDEILIRIALGRGAASETIWTSDLSHDYVSINADYRS
- a CDS encoding type II secretion system F family protein; protein product: MATAAIKPSVFTWEGKDRKGNRVKGEAHSTNPSMVKADLRRQGINPTKVRKKSALFSSAKNNKILPKDISVFTRQLATMMSAGVPLVQSFEIIGRGHENPGMQELVLAIKADVESGATLADALRKHPAHFDELVCNLVSAGEQAGILEGLLDKIATYKEKTEAMKAKIKKALTYPAAVVVVAFVVTAILLIFVVPQFEALFSGFGADLPAFTRLVVDLSEWMQANWWMALLGVAGMVYGFKEAKLRSPKVRHTLDRLILKMPVVGEIVTKAIIARYARTLSTMFAAGVPLVDAMESVAGAAGNEVYRIGILQMRDNVATGQQLQMSMNQTGLFPNMVVQMVAIGEESGSLDAMLSKVADFYEAEVDDAVDGLSSLLEPIIMSVLGVLVGGLIVAMYLPIFKMGSAI
- the secA gene encoding preprotein translocase subunit SecA; amino-acid sequence: MVTTILRKVFGSRNDRILKRLQKNVNKINALEPEVQKLSDDELRARTDEFRQRYQDGETLDQMLVEAFAVVREASRRILNMRHFDVQLIGGMVLHEGKIAEMRTGEGKTLVATLFAYLNALSGKGVHVVTVNDYLASRDAEWMGKLYGFLGLSTGVAVAGMNSDEKRAAYAADITYGTNNEFGFDYLRDNMAFRLEDKVQRELNAAVVDEVDSILIDEARTPLIISGATDDNSELYTVMKDLVTELVKQEEEDGPGDYSIDEKQKQIHFTEEGHQHVEELLEKRGLLKEGQSLYDAANLSLMHHLNAALRALALYNRDVEYIVQDGQVVIVDEFTGRTMPGRRWSEGLHQAVEAKEGVKIQNENQTMASITFQNYFRLYNKLSGMTGTADTEAPEFQQIYGLEVVVIPTNTPMIRNDMGDLVFLTEKEKFDAVAEDIRDCRKRGQPVLVGTTSIEVSEYLSKLLKKEGVDHEVLNAKQHEREAHIVAQAGRPGAVTIATNMAGRGTDIVLGGNLDVELAALDNPDEHTEARIRKEWETRHKQVLEAGGLHIVGTERHESRRVDNQLRGRSGRQGDPGSSRFYLSLEDNLMRIFASERVSGLMQKLGMQEGEAIEHPWVSKAIENAQRKVEGHNFGIRKNLLEFDDVANDQRKVIYAQRNELMSTDDVSDTIKAIREDVLNSVINNYIPPGSMDEQWKIAELEDAIETEFGQRFDIQGWLDADDNLHEETLRAKLLEELERVHEEKEQLAGSETMRHFEKAVMLQVLDQAWKEHLAAMDYLRQGIHLRGYAQKNPKQEYKREAFEMFTDMLERIKLDVIGILSKVQVKNESDVEAVEEQRRSTAPMDFRHDEASAMPEGEELPADEAEEHQPFVRGDRKVGRNEPCPCGSGKKYKQCHGKLS
- a CDS encoding prepilin peptidase yields the protein MELISLLENNFAFFIATVFVLGLVIGSFLNVVIYRLPVMMEREWKTQAREYMGEDGAADEDEPLSLSRPASRCPSCNHKIHFYENIPVVSYLLLRGKCSSCKTAISLRYPLVELMTGVLSAVVAWHFGFGWQAGAALLLTWALIALSMIDIDHQLLPDSITLPFLWLGLLLSLFPVFADMRDSLIGAIAGYLSLWTVYQVFKLVTGKEGMGYGDFKLLALLGAWMGWQALPMIVLLSSAVGAVLGGAMILIQGRDRAQPIPFGPYLAIAGWIALLWGDRISHAYLRWSGMA
- a CDS encoding DNA gyrase inhibitor YacG; translation: MARQETPRKTIPCPTCKKPAVWDKSNPWRPFCSERCRLIDLGDWFDERNRIPDDRPPDDFDPGH
- a CDS encoding Nudix family hydrolase; translated protein: MSVSTPTTVPDPNDPETLHVAVAAIVDDAQRVLLARRPERAHQGGLWEFPGGKCEPGESVEAALEREIHEELGIRIGTRRPLIRVPHRYTDRSVLLDVWRVDSFEGQPHGREGQAVEWAHIEDLGERAFPAANLPIIRALQLPSACLITPDPGDDHDAFFAQLQRRLDEGIRLVQLRAKRLGDKAYQSLAEQVIERCRHSGARVLLNADASLALQLGADGIQLSSQRLQQVNERGLPDKLLLGASCHSAGELVHAQAIGADFALLSPVKPTASHPDAPALGWEVFASLVDACAMPVYALGGMAPADLDEAITHGAQGIAAIRALWES
- the pilB gene encoding type IV-A pilus assembly ATPase PilB yields the protein MATSTPTSQLGGLAKRLVLDGLLVDDMALEAHERALKKNEPFVTYLVDNKILDGSSIASAACQEFGIPLLDLDAMDLDAAPVSLVDEKLIRQHRSLPLFRRGNRLFVAVSDPTNLQALDEIKFHTGISTETILVEDDKLSKAIDLVLDSADTSMSDLLDEDLDNLDIEGGEDAGTPDDSIDADIDDTPVVRFVNKVLLDAINKGASDIHIEPYEHEFRIRFRQDGVLHEIANPPISMATRLVSRIKVMSKMDIAERRVPQDGRIKMKLSKKRAIDFRVNSCPTLFGEKMVLRILDPTSAQLGIDALGYEEDQKELYMHALNNPYGMILVTGPTGSGKTVSLYTGLNILNTPDRNISTCEDPVEINLTGVNQCHMNPKAGLTFATALRAFLRQDPDIIMVGEIRDLETAEIAIKAAQTGHMVMSTLHTNDAPQTLTRLANMGVPSYNIASSVNLIIAQRLARRLCNNCKKPVDIPKHALIEEGFREDDIDGITLYEAVGCDQCAEGYKGRVGVYQVMPVSEAMGRIIMEGGNAIQLADQARSEGIADLRESGLKKASQGVTSLEEINRVTKD
- the zapD gene encoding cell division protein ZapD; its protein translation is MKQKIFYEQPLNERIRTFLRLEFLFAEAAHHLRGKSHWDSRSTLTSLLDVMAIFGRTDLKTEVLKELERHAGTLTRLEKNPDVDRKRLGETLGELEILTDQLHSNGGPIAASLRQNEFLSAIQQRSAIAGGTCDFDLPGYHFWLEQPAAQRTRDLAEWLNHFEAIARAIQLILMLIRESASIKPVVAENGFFQKTLDPNLPCQLVRVSIDRKVPYFAEISGGRHRFTVRFLYTSEEDGHLHQTTDNIPFELGCCVI